One Fibrobacter sp. UWB10 DNA segment encodes these proteins:
- a CDS encoding NPCBM/NEW2 domain-containing protein, giving the protein MKNILERLGIGRRHFAVIGITLAVLVVAFLIFNNLTVSYARRWDIDWGYYAILSTFILLVVGVAVNIPVIAQGWKGFKPSGKSICAFAGIALVFSVFMFGNISNTHRVLSDETSWESMGLQMYFEHTGGICNEGVWSNGVLDCKTEVNNFKGKALGFVYSLVFNFMEPNRDTALLVNYPFYLLSLLFFFFALSKWFKNEWAALAATAFLGGMPIYLLQARSASTEVLYIFLLAVLMAWYAFVPANKVNWKHFLLTVPLLGFFAQTRQETVFAFIPFALYYYKYFFEKPHRLPLFVASVIAVSWPSVNTMAAYRGYDFQGGEHAAHSLENFWFNLKTNIEIMMNLDQDPSFGGIMQNPFYTTFTIILLAATAWLLFRLIYSRRYWRGALLGITFCLQIFVILLNVSGTFTIDINQRYVLVALPLFALIMALGLYDALEFSTKMKPDAAGKIILAVATALSVGLMIYHGDSYRNNMLYYKNKLLGEEDYLDKALESYPKNSIFIYARPWQMLASGHSSFSERSFMNWDNETFAKWQQVSGGNIYMVRGQDGYGELNRKSRVVGFKTTDQVDEILKDYKSERVLIEPKLFGYPLAVYKIAAKKGVSTYLQNFFVSDMENNAMVVNKRFPETITCNYSLNGELQEELMLSMESDTLLLDSSKIHAGMNRVTFECIMPDSDTLKLAKDFFVESPEVALLSELKMDGFEQAWGQPQKNASVEHHKITIDKEVFRYGIGSHAPSYLRFTLPRSFNKFHATIGLDDESVGGDGASFIVMGDNRELFRSKRLYSTEKQTIAVDVTGVRVLELRLDEGDKHDKDYDHGDWANAWLEAVR; this is encoded by the coding sequence ATGAAGAATATTCTTGAACGTCTGGGCATTGGCCGCAGGCATTTTGCAGTAATTGGAATTACGCTTGCCGTTTTGGTAGTCGCATTCCTTATTTTCAACAACTTGACCGTTTCGTATGCCCGTCGCTGGGATATTGATTGGGGCTATTACGCTATCCTTTCGACGTTCATTTTGCTGGTTGTTGGCGTCGCCGTCAACATTCCGGTCATTGCGCAGGGGTGGAAAGGCTTTAAGCCGTCGGGCAAGAGCATTTGTGCTTTCGCTGGCATTGCGCTTGTATTTTCGGTGTTCATGTTCGGAAACATCAGTAACACGCACCGCGTGCTGAGTGATGAAACGAGCTGGGAGTCCATGGGACTCCAGATGTACTTTGAACATACGGGCGGTATCTGTAACGAAGGTGTATGGAGCAATGGGGTTCTTGATTGCAAGACCGAAGTGAACAACTTCAAGGGCAAGGCTCTCGGCTTTGTGTATTCCTTGGTGTTCAACTTTATGGAGCCTAACCGCGATACGGCCTTGCTGGTGAACTACCCGTTCTATTTGCTCAGCCTATTGTTCTTCTTCTTTGCGCTTTCTAAGTGGTTCAAGAATGAATGGGCTGCGCTTGCGGCGACGGCGTTCTTGGGCGGTATGCCGATTTACTTGTTGCAGGCACGCTCTGCCTCGACCGAAGTTCTCTATATCTTCTTGCTTGCCGTACTGATGGCGTGGTATGCTTTTGTGCCGGCAAATAAGGTGAACTGGAAACATTTCCTTTTGACGGTTCCTCTGCTCGGCTTTTTTGCGCAGACTCGCCAAGAGACCGTGTTTGCATTTATTCCGTTCGCCCTTTACTACTACAAGTATTTCTTTGAAAAGCCGCATAGGCTTCCGCTGTTTGTGGCTTCAGTGATTGCTGTGAGCTGGCCTTCGGTGAATACCATGGCGGCTTACCGTGGTTATGATTTCCAGGGCGGCGAACATGCGGCACATTCGTTAGAAAACTTCTGGTTTAACCTGAAGACCAATATCGAAATCATGATGAACTTGGATCAGGATCCGTCGTTTGGCGGTATCATGCAGAATCCGTTCTACACGACTTTCACGATTATTTTGCTTGCGGCAACGGCTTGGCTCCTGTTCCGTTTGATTTATTCCCGCAGGTATTGGCGCGGCGCATTGCTGGGCATTACGTTCTGCCTGCAGATTTTTGTGATTCTCTTGAACGTGTCGGGTACGTTTACCATCGATATCAACCAGCGTTATGTGTTGGTGGCGCTCCCGCTGTTTGCGTTGATTATGGCGCTCGGTCTTTACGACGCCCTCGAATTTTCGACCAAGATGAAGCCCGATGCTGCTGGCAAGATTATTCTGGCTGTGGCAACGGCGTTATCGGTAGGCCTCATGATTTATCATGGCGACAGCTACCGTAACAACATGCTTTATTACAAGAATAAGCTCTTGGGTGAAGAAGATTACTTGGATAAGGCGCTTGAAAGCTATCCAAAGAATTCCATCTTTATTTACGCTCGCCCCTGGCAGATGCTTGCTTCGGGCCATAGTTCCTTCAGTGAACGTTCCTTTATGAACTGGGACAACGAAACCTTTGCCAAGTGGCAGCAGGTGTCGGGCGGCAACATTTACATGGTGCGCGGTCAAGACGGCTATGGAGAACTGAACCGCAAGTCTCGCGTGGTGGGCTTCAAGACGACCGATCAGGTCGATGAAATTTTGAAGGACTACAAGAGCGAACGAGTTCTGATTGAACCGAAACTGTTCGGATACCCGCTTGCCGTTTATAAGATTGCGGCAAAGAAGGGTGTGTCGACTTACTTGCAGAATTTCTTTGTGAGCGATATGGAAAACAATGCCATGGTCGTGAACAAGCGATTCCCCGAAACTATCACTTGCAATTATTCTCTGAATGGCGAACTGCAAGAAGAATTGATGCTGTCGATGGAATCGGATACCTTGTTGCTGGATTCTTCCAAGATCCATGCAGGCATGAATCGCGTGACATTCGAATGCATTATGCCGGATTCCGATACGCTGAAGCTGGCCAAGGATTTCTTTGTTGAATCTCCTGAGGTGGCATTGCTTTCGGAACTCAAGATGGATGGCTTTGAACAGGCTTGGGGCCAGCCGCAAAAGAATGCGTCGGTCGAACATCATAAGATTACGATTGACAAAGAAGTTTTCCGTTACGGAATTGGTTCGCATGCGCCGTCGTACTTAAGGTTTACACTCCCGCGTTCGTTCAACAAGTTCCATGCGACGATTGGTCTTGATGACGAAAGTGTCGGCGGTGATGGCGCCTCGTTCATTGTGATGGGCGATAACCGTGAACTTTTCCGCAGCAAGCGCTTGTATTCGACTGAAAAGCAGACGATTGCTGTTGATGTGACGGGCGTTCGCGTGCTTGAACTTCGCTTGGATGAAGGCGACAAGCATGATAAGGACTATGACCACGGCGATTGGGCAAATGCTTGGTTGGAGGCTGTGCGTTGA
- a CDS encoding glycosyltransferase produces MKVLVAPLDWGLGHATRCVPVVREFLNQGAEVELAVVRSNAALLRNIFPELRQRLAPSYNIVYPKHGYNMGLWLVKNGAHLRTVMNYEHSFAEEVVDRYHYDVLVSDNRFGFYSRNAKSIYMTHQRRIAFPRVLSAFEPVGMLWHASVMKRFDEVWVPDVPDLPGYAGTLSHVKKCPVPIKYVGALSRFEGEKLTEKSDVRYRFVAVVSGVEPARTRFEELLRKTLVKIPGRHAVILGKPSLGVKSSNEQNLDLFTHLPDEQFAAVVKNAEWVVSRGGYSTVMDMAVLGARCVFVPTPGQYEQIILGRDLAHEGYAVAIDESKLSTETLLAAISEKARVALPKPEDENNLLKDAVYAAIHSRISSH; encoded by the coding sequence TTGAAAGTTCTAGTCGCACCGCTTGATTGGGGACTTGGACATGCGACACGATGCGTGCCCGTGGTTCGAGAATTTCTGAATCAGGGAGCCGAGGTTGAACTTGCAGTTGTGCGTTCCAATGCGGCTTTACTGCGGAATATTTTTCCGGAACTTCGTCAGCGTTTGGCTCCGTCTTACAACATTGTGTACCCGAAGCATGGCTACAATATGGGCCTTTGGCTTGTAAAAAATGGCGCGCATTTGCGGACGGTCATGAATTACGAGCACAGCTTTGCTGAAGAGGTTGTGGATCGCTATCATTATGATGTGTTGGTGTCTGATAACCGCTTTGGATTTTATAGCCGGAATGCGAAGTCGATTTACATGACTCACCAACGCCGGATTGCGTTTCCGCGCGTACTGTCGGCATTTGAACCGGTTGGAATGCTTTGGCATGCCTCTGTCATGAAGCGCTTTGATGAAGTCTGGGTGCCAGATGTGCCGGATCTCCCGGGGTATGCAGGAACGCTTTCGCATGTGAAAAAATGCCCCGTGCCTATTAAATATGTGGGTGCGCTTTCTCGCTTTGAAGGCGAAAAACTGACCGAGAAATCAGATGTCCGTTATCGATTTGTCGCTGTCGTTTCGGGTGTAGAACCTGCTAGAACTCGCTTTGAAGAATTGTTGCGCAAGACTCTTGTCAAGATTCCTGGTCGCCATGCGGTTATTCTTGGAAAGCCGTCTCTTGGCGTGAAAAGTTCTAACGAACAGAACTTGGATTTGTTTACGCATTTGCCCGATGAACAATTTGCTGCGGTCGTGAAAAATGCGGAATGGGTTGTTTCGCGCGGCGGTTACAGTACCGTGATGGATATGGCTGTCCTTGGCGCCCGTTGCGTATTCGTGCCGACTCCAGGGCAGTATGAGCAGATTATCTTGGGTCGCGATTTGGCCCACGAAGGCTATGCTGTTGCTATCGATGAATCCAAGTTGTCGACTGAAACCTTGCTTGCTGCGATTAGCGAAAAGGCCCGCGTAGCTCTTCCGAAACCCGAAGATGAAAATAACCTACTAAAGGATGCTGTTTATGCCGCAATTCATTCTCGCATTTCCTCTCACTAA